One region of Triticum aestivum cultivar Chinese Spring chromosome 6B, IWGSC CS RefSeq v2.1, whole genome shotgun sequence genomic DNA includes:
- the LOC123133928 gene encoding uncharacterized protein — protein sequence MEMCQRKKKQLAPLLILAMLIIASFGVAVEGKPVHDMYTPWCIGKCYKTGNCMRCCKHFGHIHGRCSLIHGMGCYCWYDPAALRRRYHKQQTVTAPPPSDHRLHA from the exons ATGGAGATGtgccagaggaagaagaagcagctcgCCCCATTGCTGATCCTGGCCATGCTCATCATCGCCTCCT TTGGGGTGGCGGTGGAGGGGAAGCCGGTGCACGACATGTACACGCCGTGGTGCATCGGGAAGTGCTACAAGACGGGCAACTGCATGCGCTGCTGCAAGCACTTCGGCCACATCCACGGCCGCTGCAGCCTCATACACGGCATGGGATGCTACTGCTGGTACgaccccgccgccctccgccgccgctacCACAAGCAGCAGACAGTGACCGCGCCGCCACCATCCGACCACCGTCTTCACGCATGA